One window of Triplophysa rosa linkage group LG10, Trosa_1v2, whole genome shotgun sequence genomic DNA carries:
- the hectd1 gene encoding E3 ubiquitin-protein ligase HECTD1 isoform X6: MADVDPDTLLEWLQMGQGDERDMQLIALEQLCMLLLMSDNVDRCFETCPPRTFLPALCKIFLDESAPDNVLEVTARAITYYLDVSAECTRRIVGVDGAIKALCNRLVVVELNNRTSRDLAEQCVKVLELICTRESGAVFEAGGLNCVLSFIRDSGHLVHKDTLHSAMAVVSRLCSKMEPQDCSLETCVESLSSLLKHEDHQVSDGALRCFASLADRFTRRGVDPAPLAKHGLTEELLSRMAAAGGTASGPSSTCKPGRTSSGAAPSAADSKLSNQVSTIVSLLSTLCRGSPLVTHDLLRSELPDSMESALQGDERCVLDTMRLVDLLLVLLFEGRKALPKSTAGSTGRIPGLRRLDSSGERSHRQLIDCIRSKDTDALIDAIDTGAFEVNFMDDVGQTLLNWASAFGTQEMVEFLCERGADVNRGQRSSSLHYAACFGRPQVAKTLLRHGANPDLRDEDGKTPLDKARERGHSEVVAILQSPGDWMCPVNKGDDKKKKDVNKEEEEGSEPKGDPEMAPIYLKRLLPVFAQTFQQTMLPSIRKASLALIRKMVHYSSEVLLKEVCDSDAGHNLPTVLVEITATVLDQEDDDDGHLLALQIIRDLVDKGGDVFLDQLARLGVINKVSTLAGPTSDDENEEEAKPEKDDEPQEDAKEIQQGKPYHWRDWSIIRGRDCLYIWSDAAALELSNGSNGWFRFILDGKLATMYSSGSPEGGSDSSESRSEFLEKLQRARSQVKPVTASQPILSTQGPTKLTVGNWSLTCLKEGEIAIHNSDGQQATILKEDLPGFVFESNRGTKHSFTAETSLGSEFVTGWTGKRGRKLKSKLEKTKQKVKTMARDLYDDHFKAVESMPRGVVVTLRNIATQLESAWELHTNRQCIEGENTWRDLMKTALENLIVVLKDENTISPYEMCSSGLVQALFTVLSNSVELDLKHDCKPLMERINVFKTAFTENEDDESRPAVALIRKLLAVLESIERLPLHLYDTPGSTYNLQILTRRLRFRLERAPGETALIDRTGRMLKMEPLATVESLEQYLLKMVAKQWYDFDRSSFIFVRKLREGQSFTFRHQHDFDENGIVYWIGTNAKTAYEWVNPAAYGLVVVTSSEGRNLPYGRLEDILSRDSSALNCHTNDDKNAWFAIDLGLWVIPSAYTLRHARGYGRSALRNWVFQVSKDGQNWMTLYTHVDDCSLNEPGSTATWPLDPSKDEKQGWRHIRIKQMGKNASGQTHYLSLSGLEIYGTVTGVCEDQLGKAVKEAEANLRRQRRLFRNQVMKYIVPGARVVRGIDWKWRDQDGNPAGEGTVTGEAHNGWIDVTWDAGGSNSYRMGAEGKFDLKLAPGYDPESAPSPKPVSSTVAGTPQSWSSLVKNNCPDKGGSSSTAGASSSSRKGSSSSVCSVASSSDISLSSTRVERRVESLLEQGVGIVAGPPGAEGQEPIVVLSSAEAGSASSTSTLTADTGSESGDRITPAPDGTLRQSAESTAISMGIVSISSPDVSSVSESSSKDGASQRPLCSATSARLSVSSLLAAGAPMSSSASVPNLSSREASLMESFVRRAPNMSRTNATNNMNLSRSSSDNNTNTLGRNVMSTATSPLMGAQSFPNLTSTGTTSTVTMSTSIVTSSNNVATATTGLSVGQLLSNTLTTSLTSTSSESDTGQEAEFSLYDFLDSCRANTLLAELDDEEDLPEPDDDDDENEDDNQEEQEYEEVLEEEEYETKGGRRRTWDDDFVLKRQFSALVPAFDPRPGRTNVQQTTDLDIPPPGTPRSEVQEEVECTPSPRLALILKVAGLGTTREVELPLTNYKSTIFYYVQKLLQLSCNGAIKPDKLRRIWEPTYTIMYRELKDSDKERESGKMDFCERGCRSSGLNSGTLSATQSCDILSAAREQAQAKAGSGQSACSVEDVLQLLRILFTIGGEPSSGRTLQEEIEELQFNASPEEFTSKKITTKILQQIEEPLALASGALPDWCEHLTSKCPFLIPFETRQLYFTCTAFGASRAIVWLQNRREATMERSRPSTTVRRDDPGEFRVGRLKHERVKVPRGESMMEWAESVMQIHADRKSVLEVEFQGEEGTGLGPTLEFYALVAAEFQRTSLGIWLCDDDFPDDESRQVDLGGGLKPPGFYVQRSCGLFPAPFPQDSDELERITKLFLFLGIFLAKCIQDNRLVDLPVSQPFFKLLCMGDIKSNMSKLLYQTRIESDCHFSEIQSEASTEEGQDTYSVGSFDEDSKSEFILDPPKPKPPAWYHGILTWEDFELVNPHRAQFLKELKALSVKRRQILSNKSLSEDEKNTRLQDLMLKNPMGSGPPLSVEDLGLNFQFCPSSKVHGFSTVDLKPNGEDEMVTMDNAEEYVELMFDFCMHTGIQKQMEAFREGFNRVFPMEKLSSFSHKEVQMILCGNQSPSWTAEDIVNYTEPKLGFTRDSPGFMRFVRVLCGMSSDERKAFLQFTTGCSTLPPGGLANLHPRLTIVRKVDATDASYPSVNTCVHYLKLPEYSSEEIMRERLLAATMEKGFHLN; encoded by the exons ATGGCAGACGTGGATCCGGACACATTGCTGGAGTGGCTGCAGATGGGACAGGGGGATGAGCGGGATATGCAGCTCATCGCCCTGGAGCAGCTGTGCATGCTTTTGCTCATGTCCGACAACGTCGACCGCTGCTTCGAAAC GTGTCCTCCACGGACATTTCTTCCAGCTCTGTGTAAGATCTTTTTGGATGAGAGTGCACCAGATAATGTGCTGGAAGTGACAGCCAGAGCTATCACCTACTACCTGGATGTGTCTGCCGAATGCACCCGCAGGATTGTGGGAGTAGACGGAGCCATCAAGGCCCTTTGTAACcggctggtggtggtggagcTCAACAACAGAACCAGCAGAGATCTGGCTGAACAGTGTGTAAAG GTTCTGGAGCTGATCTGCACTCGGGAGTCTGGAGCAGTATTTGAAGCCGGGGGACTGAACTGTGTGCTGAGCTTCATTCGGGACAGTGGTCATCTAGTGCACAAAGACACTTTGCACTCCGCCATGGCAGTAGTTTCTCGGCTGTGCAGTAAGATGGAGCCACAGGACTGTTCTCTCGAGACATGCGTGGAGTCCCTCTCTAGTCTGCTGAAACACGAAGACCACCAG GTGTCTGACGGAGCGCTGCGCTGCTTTGCCTCACTGGCAGACAGGTTCACACGGCGTGGAGTTGACCCAGCTCCTCTAGCCAAGCACGGACTTACAGAAGAGCTGCTGTCCCGTATGGCAGCAGCAGGAGGAACGGCATCTGGACCCTCCTCCACCTGCAAACCTGGCAGAACCTCCAGCGGAGCGGCTCCATCTGCTGCCGACTCTAAACTGAGCAACCAAGTGTCCACCATCGTCAGCCTTCTGTCCACACTCTGCAGAGGCTCGCCACTTGTCACACAC GATCTTCTGCGCTCCGAGCTGCCTGACTCTATGGAGAGCGCCCTGCAGGGGGATGAGCGTTGCGTGTTGGACACCATGCGGCTGGTGGATTTACTGTTGGTGCTACTCTTTGAGGGCCGCAAGGCTTTGCCCAAATCGACAGCCGGCTCCACTGGCCGTATCCCAGGTCTGCGACGTCTCGACAGCTCTGGAGAACGTTCCCACCGACAGCTTATTGACTGTATACGCAGCAAAGACACGGACGCTCTCATTGATGCCATCGACACCGGTG CATTTGAAGTGAATTTCATGGATGATGTGGGTCAGACACTTTTGAACTGGGCCTCTGCATTCGGCACACAAGAGATG GTGGAGTTTCTCTGCGAGAGAGGTGCTGATGTCAACCGAGGTCAGAGGTCATCCTCACTGCACTATGCTGCCTGTTTTGGCAGACCACAAGTAGCCAAG ACTTTACTGCGCCATGGGGCCAACCCTGACCTCAGAGATGAAGATGGGAAAACTCCATTGGACAAGGCTAGAGAGAGGGGTCACAGCGAGGTTGTAGCAATTCTTCAGTCTCCCG GAGACTGGATGTGCCCTGTCAACAAAGGAGATGACAAGAAAAAGAAGGATGTAAATAAAGAAGAGGAGGAGGGCAGTGAGCCGAAAGGTGACCCTGAGATGGCGCCTATCTACCTGAAAAGGCTACTTCCAGTATTTGCACAGACCTTTCAGCAAACCATGCTGCCTTCAATAAG GAAAGCTAGTTTAGCTCTGATCAGGAAGATGGTGCACTACAGTTCTGAAGTTCTCCTCAAGGAGGTGTGCGACTCTGATGCTGGACACAACTTGCCCACTGTACTCGTTGAGATCACTGCGACCGTGTTGGATCAGGAG GATGATGATGACGGTCACCTGCTGGCACTACAGATCATTAGGGATCTGGTGGATAAGGGAGGTGACGTGTTTTTAGACCAGCTGGCCAGGCTGGGTGTCATTAATAAGGTTTCCACTCTGGCAGGACCCACGTCAGATGATGAAAACGAAGAGGAGGCCAAGCCTGAGAAG GATGATGAACCACAAGAAGATGCCAAAGAGATCCAGCAGGGGAAACCCTACCACTGGAGAGACTGGTCTATCATTAGAGGCAGGGACTGTCTTTATATCTGGAGCGATGCTGCTGCGTTGGAGCTCTCCAATGGCAGCAATGGTTGGTTCCGCTTCATTTTGGATGGTAAACTGGCCACTATGTACTCTAGTGGAAGCCCTGAGGGAGGATCTGACAGCTCTG AGAGCAGAAGTGAGTTTCTGGAGAAGCTGCAGCGTGCTAGGAGTCAGGTCAAACCAGTGACGGCCAGCCAGCCCATCCTGTCCACACAAGGTCCCACCAAACTCACCGTGGGCAACTGGTCTCTTACTTGCCTGAAAGAGGGTGAGATTGCCATCCACAACTCGGATGGACAGCAGGCCACCATCCTCAAGGAAGACCTGCCAGGCTTTGTGTTTGAATCAAACAGAGGCACTAAACACTCTTTTACTGCAGAAACGTCTCTAG GTTCTGAGTTTGTTACTGGCTGGACTGGTAAACGAGGAAGAAAGCTGAAGTCCAAATTGGAAAAAACGAAACAGAAG gtCAAAACCATGGCCAGAGATCTATATGATGATCACTTCAAGGCTGTGGAGAGCATGCCCAGAGGCGTCGTGGTCACGCTGAGAAACATTGCCACACAGCTGGAGTCTGCTTGGGAGCTGCATACTAACAGACAG TGCATTGAGGGCGAAAACACGTGGCGAGACCTAATGAAAACTGCTCTTGAAAATTTAATAGTTGTTCTTAAGGATGAGAACACAATTTCTCCCTATGAAATGTGCAGCAGTGGCCTTGTGCAAGCATTGTTTACTGTCCTCAGCAAT AGTGTGGAACTGGACCTTAAACATGACTGCAAGCCTTTGATGGAAAGAATAAATGTGTTCAAGACTGCGTTTACTGAAAATGAAGACGATGAAAG CCGACCTGCAGTTGCCTTAATTCGCAAACTGTTAGCAGTGTTAGAATCGATAGAGCGGCTACCTCTCCACTTGTACGACACACCAGGCTCAACGTACAATTTACAG ATTCTGACTAGAAGGTTACGTTTCCGTCTGGAGCGCGCTCCTGGTGAAACAGCCCTGATCGATCGCACCGGCCGAATGCTCAAAATGGAGCCGCTTGCTACGGTTGAATCACTGGAGCAGTATCTTCTCAAAATG GTGGCCAAGCAGTGGTATGACTTTGACAGGTCCTCATTCATCTTTGTTAGGAAGCTCCGGGAGGGCCAGAGCTTCACCTTCAGACACCAGCATGACTTTGATGAGAATGGGATCGTGTACTGGATCGGCACCAACGCCAA AACTGCGTATGAATGGGTAAACCCCGCAGCTTATGGATTAGTCGTGGTGACCTCCTCAGAGGGCAGGAACTTGCCTTACGGCCGACTCGAAGACATCCTGAGCAGAGACAGCTCTGCTCTCAACTGCCACACGAATGACGATAAAAACGCCTGGTTTGCGATTGACCTTGGTCTATGGGTCATTCCCTCGGCTTACACTCTCCGTCACGCCCGTGGATATGGCCGCTCCGCCCTCCGCAACTGGGTGTTTCAAGTGTCCAAAGACGGTCAAAACTGGATGACGCTCTACACACACGTGGATGACTGCTCTCTTAATGAACCAGG GTCGACAGCCACGTGGCCGCTGGATCCATCCAAAGATGAAAAGCAGGGCTGGAGGCACATTCGCATTAAACAGATGGGGAAGAATGCCAGCGGTCAAACGCACTACCTCTCGCTGTCTGGTCTGGAGATCTACGGCACTGTTACTGGTGTGTGTGAGGACCAGCTGG GTAAAGCAGTGAAGGAGGCCGAGGCTAACCTGAGACGCCAGCGGAGACTGTTTCGCAATCAGGTGATGAAGTACATCGTTCCAGGGGCGCGGGTGGTGCGCGGAATCGACTGGAAGTGGCGGGATCAGGATGGTAATCCCGCAGGAGAGGGCACTGTGACTGGAGAGGCCCACAATG GCTGGATTGATGTCACCTGGGATGCCGGTGGCTCAAACTCGTATCGTATGGGTGCGGAAGGGAAGTTTGACCTCAAGCTTGCACCAGGGTACGACCCTGAATCAGCGCCGTCACCCAAACCTGTCTCATCCACTGTTGCAGGCACGCCGCAGTCTTGGAGCAGCCTGGTGAAAAATAACTGTCCAGACAAGGGCGGCTCGTCCTCCACAGCGGGGGCCAGTTCCTCCAGTCGCAAGGGTAGTAGCAGTTCGGTGTGTAGCGTGGCCAGCAGCAGTGATATTAGCCTCAGCTCCACCCGAGTGGAGCGCAGGGTCGAAAGCCTGTTGGAGCAGGGGGTGGGGATCGTCGCAGGACCCCCTGGGGCGGAAGGACAAGAACCAATTGTCGTGCTTTCCTCGGCAGAGGCTGGCTCCGCCTCCAGCACCAGCACGTTAACAGCGGATACAGGAAGTGAAAGCGGCGATCGCATAACACCAGCACCCGATGGCACTTTGAGACAGTCGGCTGAGTCTACAGCCATCTCTATGGGAATCGTGAGCATCAGCTCGCCCGATGTCAGTTCGGTTTCAGAGTCGTCCAGTAAGGACGGCGCATCCCAGAGGCCGTTGTGTTCAGCCACTAGCGCGCGGCTGTCCGTCAGCTCTCTTTTGGCAGCTGGAGCACCTATGAGCTCCAGCGCCAGTGTCCCTAACTTGTCCTCTCGTGAAGCAAGTCTGATGGAGTCGTTTGTTCGCCGAGCGCCCAATATGTCTCGCACCAATGCCACCAACAATATGAACCTGAGCCGAAGCAGCAGCGACAACAACACTAACACGCTGGGACGTAACGTCATGAGCACTGCCA CTTCTCCTCTCATGGGTGCGCAGAGCTTTCCTAACCTTACATCCACTGGTACCACTTCAACTGTTACAATGTCAACCTCCATAGTAACCAGCAGCAATAATGTAGCCACGGCAACTACAGGTTTGTCCGTCGGCCAGTTGCTCAGTAACACGCTGACGACCAGCTTGACCTCTACATCTAGCGAGAGTGACACAGGTCAGGAGGCTGAGTTTTCACTCTATG ACTTCCTGGACAGTTGTCGGGCCAACACGCTGCTTGCAGAGTTGGATGATGAGGAAGACCTGCCAGAGCCGGATGACGACGACGATGAGAATGAGGATGACAATCAGGAAGAACAGGAGTATGAGGAAGTTCTG GAGGAAGAGGAGTACGAAACCAAAGGGGGTCGACGCAGAACCTGGGACGATGACTTTGTGCTGAAGCGACAGTTTTCTGCTCTAGTACCTGCATTTGACCCCAGACCAGGCCGGACTAACGTCCAGCAAACTACTGACTTGGATATCCCTCCACCAG GTACACCTCGTTCTGAGGTACAGGAGGAGGTGGAGTGCACACCGTCCCCCCGTCTGGCTCTCATCCTGAAAGTAGCAGGGCTGGGAACTACTCGAGAAGTTGAACTACCTCTCACTAACTACAAGTCCACCATCTTCTATTATGTCCAAAAACTTCTGCAGCTCTCGTGCAATGGTGCTATCAAACCTGACAAGCTTAGACGCATCTGGGAGCCTACATACAC AATAATGTACAGAGAATTGAAGGACTCtgacaaagaaagagagagcggaAAGAtg GACTTCTGCGAGCGTGGCTGCAGATCTTCAGGCCTGAACTCAGGAACGCTGTCCGCCACGCAGAGCTGTGACATCCTGAGCGCTGCGCGGGAGCAGGCTCAAGCAAAAGCGGGCTCGGGCCAGAGTGCCTGCAGCGTGGAGGATGTGCTGCAGCTCCTACGCATCCTCTTCACCATCGGAGGAGAACCTTCGTCCGGACGCACACTACAAGAAG AAATCGAAGAGCTACAGTTCAATGCATCACCTGAAGAATTCACCAGCAAAAAAATTACAACCAAAATCCTGCAACAGATCGAG gaGCCACTGGCCCTGGCTAGTGGGGCTCTCCCAGACTGGTGTGAGCATTTGACCAGCAAGTGTCCTTTCCTCATCCCCTTTGAAACACGGCAGCTTTACTTTACCTGCACTGCGTTTGGAGCCTCCAG GGCTATAGTCTGGCTCCAGAACCGAAGAGAAGCCACTATGGAGCGTTCCCGGCCATCCACCACTGTGCGTCGTGATGATCCCGGGGAGTTTCGTGTGGGCAGGCTCAAACACGAGCGTGTCAAGGTGCCTCGTGGAGAGAGCATGATGGAGTGGGCTGAGAGCGTGATGCAGATCCACGCTGACAGAAAGTCTGTGCTAGAG GTTGAGTTTCAGGGGGAGGAGGGCACTGGTCTTGGTCCCACCCTGGAGTTTTACGCACTGGTGGCTGCAGAGTTCCAGAGGACCTCACTTGGTATTTGGCTTTGTGACGACGACTTCCCAGATGATGAGTCACGTCAG GTGGATCTGGGCGGTGGCTTAAAACCACCCGGCTTCTACGTTCAACGTTCCTGCGGTCTTTTCCCCGCTCCCTTTCCCCAAGACAGCGATGAACTTGAGCGCATCACTAAGCTTTTCCTGTTTCTTGGCATCTTTCTGGCCAAATGCATCCAGGATAACAGGCTTGTGGACCTGCCCGTCTCCCAACCCTTCTTCAAGTTGCTCTGTATGGGCGACATCAAAAGCAACATGAGTAAGCTCCTTTACCAAACCCGTATCGAGTCGGATTGCCACTTCTCCGAGATTCAATCGGAGGCCTCCACCGAGGAGGGTCAGGACACGTATTCTGTGGGTAGCTTTGATGAAGACTCCAAGTCTGAGTTTATCCTTGACCCACCCAAGCCTAAGCCACCAGCTTGGTATCACGGCATCCTGACCTGGGAGGACTTTGAATTGGTAAACCCCCATAGAGCACAGTTTCTGAAAGAGCTGAAGGCACTGTCTGTAAAGAGAAGGCAGATCCTGAGCAATAAAAGCCTGTctgaagatgaaaagaacaCACGGCTACAAGATCTCATGTTGAAGAACCCTATGGGTTCTGGCCCACCACTTAGTGTAGAAGATCTAGG atTAAATTTCCAGTTCTGCCCATCGTCCAAAGTACATGGCTTCTCAACAGTGGACCTGAAGCCCAATGGAGAGGATGAG ATGGTCACTATGGACAATGCAGAGGAGTATGTAGAGCTCATGTTTGATTTCTGCATGCACACTGGAATCCAGAAACAAATGGAGGCCTTCAGAG AGGGCTTTAATAGAGTGTTCCCTATGGAGAAGCTTAGTTCATTTAGTCATAAAGAAGTGCAGATGATCCTTTGTGGCAACCAGTCTCCATCCTGGACTGCTGAGGATATTGTTAACTACACAGAACCCAAACTGGGCTTCACACGTGACAG TCCTGGTTTCATGCGCTTTGTGCGAGTGCTGTGTGGAATGTCATCTGATGAGAGGAAAGCCTTCCTTCAATTCACTACAGGCTGCTCAACTCTGCCCCCTGGTGGACTAGCCAACCTGCACCCACGTCTCACAATAGTCCGAAAG GTTGATGCAACAGATGCCAGCTATCCTTCTGTTAACACATGTGTGCACTACTTGAAGTTGCCAGAGTATTCCTCCGAAGAGATCATGAGAGAGCGCCTCCTTGCTGCCACTATGGAGAAGGGCTTCCATCTCAACTGA